From the genome of Mixophyes fleayi isolate aMixFle1 chromosome 2, aMixFle1.hap1, whole genome shotgun sequence, one region includes:
- the CYP27B1 gene encoding 25-hydroxyvitamin D-1 alpha hydroxylase, mitochondrial, translated as MAQSLKLVNRSTSVFRSLTEVWAESMFRSPEKVIKRHKSLADVPGPSAISFLADIFCRGGLSRLHELQLQGKAKYGPVWKASFGPILTVHVADPALIEQVLRQEGKHPIRSDLSSWKDYRQYRGHSYGLLTAEGEEWQQFRSILGKHMMKPKEVEGYSDVLNDVVGDLIKKISHQRSQNPNHIVKDIASEFYRFGLEGISSVLFESRIGCLETTVPKDTERFIQSINTMFVMTLLTMAMPKFLHKIFRKPWQKFCESWDYMFAFAKGHIDQRMADVAEKVSQGKEVEGKYLTYYLAQEKIPMKSVYGNVTELLLAGVDTISSTLSWSLYELARHPKIQSSLHKEIKDVLQGRIIATAADVARMPLMKAVVKEVLRLYPVIPGNARVISDRDIEVGEYIIPKQTLITLCHYATSRDEKYFSNPNEFRPERWLNKDDSHHPYASIPFGFGKRSCIGKRIAELEVYLALSRILTHFELKPECPGSLVKPMTRTLLVPDREINLQFLER; from the exons ATGGCACAATCACTTAAACTGGTCAACAGGTCTACTTCTGTGTTCAGAAGTCTTACTGAGGTATGGGCTGAGTCTATGTTCAGAAGTCCAGAAAAAGTCATCAAGAGACACAAGTCACTGGCAGACGTCCCAGGACCCTCTGCCATCAGCTTCCTCGCCGATATATTCTGCAGGGGTGGGCTGTCTCGGCTGCACGAGTTACAG TTGCAAGGAAAAGCCAAGTATGGGCCTGTGTGGAAGGCAAGTTTTGGTCCCATCCTGACTGTGCATGTGGCAGATCCCGCACTGATTGAACAGGTGTTACGGCAAGAAGGAAAACATCCCATTCGTTCTGATCTCTCCTCATGGAAAGACTACAGGCAGTACAGGGGGCATTCATATGGACTCCTTACAGC agagggggaggagtggCAGCAGTTCCGCAGTATTCTGGGGAAACACATGATGAAGCCTAAAGAGGTGGAAGGTTACAGTGACGTTTTGAATGATGTGGTTGGGGACCTTATTAAGAAAATAAGCCACCAGCGGAGTCAAAATCCAAACCATATTGTCAAAGACATTGCCAGCGAGTTCTACAGGTTTGGTTTAGAAG GTATTTCTTCTGTCctatttgaatcacgaattggtTGCTTGGAGACTACAGTTCCTAAAGATACAGAGAGGTTCATCCAATCTATCAACACTATGTTTGTGATGACTCTTCTAACCATGGCTATGCCCAAATTCTTGCATAAAATTTTCCGAAAGCCTTGGCAAAAATTCTGTGAATCCTGGGATTACATGTTTGCTTTCG CCAAAGGTCATATTGACCAACGAATGGCAGATGTAGCTGAGAAAGTGTCACAAGGGAAGGAAGTGGAAGGAAAGTATTTGACCTATTATCTGGCCCAGGAGAAAATCCCCATGAAATCTGTCTATGGCAATGTGACTGAGCTGCTTCTGGCGGGAGTAGATACG ATATCAAGTACTCTTTCCTGGAGCCTATATGAATTAGCACGACATCCAAAAATACAGTCCTCTCTGCATAAGGAAATTAAGGATGTGTTACAGGGCAGGATTATAGCAACTGCAGCTGATGTCGCCAGAATGCCCCTAATGAAAGCTGTTGTGAAAGAGGTGTTAAG GCTATATCCTGTTATCCCTGGCAATGCCCGAGTCATTTCAGACAGAGATATTGAAGTAGGAGAGTACATCATACCAAAGCAG ACACTTATTACCCTCTGCCACTACGCTACATCGAGAGATGAGAAGTACTTCTCAAACCCCAATGAGTTCCGCCCAGAGCGCTGGCTGAATAAAGATGACTCTCATCACCCATATGCTTCCATTCCATTTGGATTTGGCAAACGAAGTTGTATTGGGAAACGCATTGCTGAACTTGaagtttatcttgcactttcacGG ATTCTTACCCATTTTGAGTTGAAACCTGAGTGTCCAGGAAGTTTGGTGAAACCCATGACCAGAACGCTGCTAGTACCAGATAGAGAAATCAACTTACAATTTTTGGAACGATAG